One Hyphomicrobium sp. CS1GBMeth3 DNA window includes the following coding sequences:
- a CDS encoding glycerate kinase, whose translation MKIVIAPDSFKENLTSLEVASELEAGLRRVWPDADYIKVPMADGGEGTVQSLVDATGGRIVKCAVTGPLGQKVLASYGLLGDGRTAVIEMAEASGLPLVPKAERDPLRATTFGTGELVADAINRGVEEIIIGLGGSATNDGGVGFAQALGVRFIDQNGAPFTEPLGGGQLDEIYAIDSRWINPGLARVAISVACDVTNPLTGEKGASAVYGPQKGATPEMVQKLDRNLGHLAALMKRDLHADVAERPGAGAGGGMGAGLLAFANATMKRGVELVVEATKLDEHMRGASLAITGEGRVDFQTAFGKTPSGVAASARRHGVPVIAIGGGLADDANGVFQHGIDAIESATPNAMPLDVAIQKSQQYLRDAAERVARLILVGRQVAAAGVSANAEAAAPQGAADSSKLNGAQAPAFVQPVLQRNKPVRPLLRAKRVKGLTREAVALAQRRRQRLHPSS comes from the coding sequence ATGAAAATCGTCATCGCCCCGGACTCCTTCAAGGAGAACCTGACCTCTCTCGAGGTGGCGAGCGAGCTCGAGGCGGGGTTGCGCCGCGTGTGGCCCGATGCGGACTACATCAAAGTCCCGATGGCGGACGGCGGCGAAGGAACGGTTCAATCCCTGGTCGACGCCACGGGCGGGCGCATCGTCAAATGCGCCGTGACGGGGCCACTCGGCCAGAAGGTTCTTGCATCCTACGGACTGCTCGGCGACGGACGCACGGCGGTGATCGAGATGGCCGAGGCCTCCGGTCTACCACTGGTGCCGAAGGCGGAGCGCGACCCGCTGCGCGCCACCACGTTCGGGACGGGCGAGCTGGTTGCGGACGCCATCAACCGCGGCGTCGAAGAAATCATCATTGGGCTTGGCGGATCGGCCACCAACGACGGCGGCGTCGGCTTCGCGCAGGCGCTTGGCGTGCGCTTCATTGATCAGAACGGCGCGCCGTTCACCGAGCCTCTCGGCGGCGGCCAGCTCGACGAGATCTATGCCATCGACAGCCGCTGGATCAATCCGGGGCTGGCGCGTGTCGCGATCAGCGTCGCCTGCGACGTCACCAATCCGCTCACCGGCGAAAAGGGCGCCTCTGCCGTCTATGGACCGCAGAAGGGCGCGACGCCGGAGATGGTGCAAAAGCTCGACCGCAATCTCGGGCACCTTGCTGCGCTGATGAAGCGCGACCTGCATGCCGACGTCGCGGAGCGGCCGGGCGCCGGTGCCGGCGGCGGCATGGGTGCCGGACTTCTGGCGTTTGCAAACGCGACGATGAAGCGTGGAGTCGAGCTCGTAGTCGAGGCGACGAAGCTCGACGAGCACATGCGCGGCGCTTCGCTCGCCATCACGGGCGAGGGACGCGTCGACTTCCAGACCGCCTTCGGCAAGACCCCTTCGGGCGTGGCGGCTTCGGCGCGCCGGCATGGTGTGCCGGTGATCGCCATCGGCGGCGGCCTCGCGGACGACGCCAACGGCGTGTTCCAGCACGGCATCGATGCCATCGAGAGCGCGACGCCGAATGCGATGCCGCTCGATGTCGCGATCCAGAAGTCGCAGCAATATCTGCGGGATGCGGCCGAGCGTGTGGCTCGCCTGATCCTTGTCGGCCGGCAGGTGGCGGCAGCCGGGGTCTCGGCCAACGCCGAGGCGGCGGCTCCTCAAGGCGCCGCGGACAGCAGCAAGCTCAACGGGGCACAGGCTCCGGCGTTCGTGCAGCCTGTGCTGCAGCGGAACAAGCCGGTGCGGCCGCTTCTGCGCGCCAAACGCGTCAAGGGGCTCACCCGGGAGGCTGTCGCGCTTGCGCAGCGCCGCCGTCAGCGCCTGCACCCAAGCAGCTAA
- a CDS encoding alpha/beta hydrolase, translated as MPTSNLAAPQVPPDKGNRISIQAPGHEPVTLYYEEQGAGPPLLLLHGLGESIFTWREILPALTASHRVIALDLKGFGRSDKPDDRAYSADDQAALVAQFIVKQDLRDLTLVGHSFGGTVALRTALTDGIAGTARIRRIAVIGAPALPHTAASHLDLVMTPVVPDAMTGILPAKAMARLLLREAMGGREPSERLVEGYAAPYRDEGAMRAFLATARSIVGERDADAVAARYRAVRQPVLIVWCREDPIVPLRSGKRLAAALPRDRLAILEGCHHLPQHERPRQLVRTLTRFLGR; from the coding sequence GTGCCGACTTCCAACTTGGCGGCACCCCAGGTGCCCCCGGACAAGGGCAACCGCATCTCGATCCAGGCGCCCGGCCACGAGCCCGTGACCCTCTATTACGAGGAGCAGGGTGCCGGGCCGCCACTGCTCCTATTACATGGGCTCGGCGAGAGTATTTTCACGTGGCGCGAGATCTTGCCGGCGCTGACCGCCAGCCATCGCGTCATCGCGCTCGACCTCAAGGGATTCGGCCGCTCGGATAAGCCCGACGATAGAGCTTACTCGGCCGACGATCAGGCGGCCCTCGTCGCGCAGTTCATCGTCAAACAGGACCTGAGAGACCTGACGCTCGTGGGCCATTCCTTCGGCGGCACCGTCGCGCTGCGCACGGCGCTGACTGATGGCATCGCCGGCACGGCGCGTATCCGCCGCATCGCGGTGATCGGTGCCCCGGCCTTGCCGCACACGGCCGCGAGCCACCTCGATCTCGTCATGACGCCGGTCGTCCCGGATGCAATGACGGGAATCCTGCCGGCAAAAGCAATGGCGCGCCTGCTGCTCCGGGAGGCCATGGGCGGGCGCGAGCCGAGCGAGCGCCTCGTGGAAGGTTACGCCGCGCCATATCGCGACGAGGGCGCCATGCGCGCCTTCCTCGCCACCGCGCGCTCGATCGTGGGCGAGCGGGATGCCGATGCCGTAGCCGCACGCTACCGCGCGGTCCGGCAGCCGGTGCTTATCGTCTGGTGCCGCGAGGACCCCATCGTGCCGCTGCGCTCGGGGAAACGCCTTGCGGCGGCGCTGCCCCGCGACCGCCTGGCCATTCTCGAAGGCTGTCATCACCTGCCTCAGCACGAGCGCCCGCGCCAGCTCGTCCGCACGCTGACACGTTTTCTAGGCAGGTGA
- a CDS encoding N-acetylmuramoyl-L-alanine amidase yields MSVGVIARPDSFLVADLYPSPNIEPRKPGYAPSILVLHYTGLPTVDRALDVLSRPDCKVSCHYVVDEDGRIIQMVAEEARAWHAGVSSWAGETDINSASVGIEIQNPGHMLGYPDFPEAQMEAVAALSRDIIGRHGILPQRVLAHSDIAPGRKIDPGEKFDWAWLAQQGVGHWVAPTPLGGDDAGVPLGSRGQVVERARALLSGYGYKVERDGIFDPELQTVLRAFQLHFRPCCCDGRLDHSTLDTLSRLEAAGLKDDRIA; encoded by the coding sequence GTGAGCGTCGGCGTCATCGCGCGGCCAGACAGCTTCCTGGTCGCGGATCTTTATCCCTCTCCCAACATCGAGCCGCGCAAGCCCGGCTATGCGCCGTCGATCCTGGTCCTGCACTACACGGGTCTGCCGACGGTGGACCGCGCGCTCGACGTGCTGTCGCGGCCCGACTGCAAGGTGTCCTGCCATTATGTGGTCGACGAGGACGGGCGCATCATCCAGATGGTCGCCGAGGAGGCGCGCGCCTGGCACGCCGGCGTATCCTCCTGGGCCGGCGAAACGGACATCAACTCGGCCTCGGTCGGCATCGAAATCCAGAACCCTGGACACATGCTCGGCTATCCGGATTTCCCGGAGGCGCAGATGGAAGCCGTGGCAGCGCTGTCGCGCGACATCATCGGGCGCCACGGTATTCTCCCACAGCGCGTGCTCGCCCACTCCGATATTGCGCCCGGGCGGAAGATCGATCCCGGCGAGAAGTTCGACTGGGCCTGGCTCGCCCAGCAGGGCGTGGGCCACTGGGTTGCGCCGACCCCTCTCGGCGGCGACGACGCGGGCGTGCCGCTCGGGAGCCGCGGCCAGGTAGTCGAGCGGGCGCGGGCGCTCCTTTCCGGCTATGGCTATAAGGTCGAACGGGACGGCATTTTCGACCCCGAGTTGCAGACCGTGCTGCGCGCCTTCCAGCTTCATTTCCGTCCATGCTGCTGCGACGGCCGGCTCGACCACTCCACCCTGGACACCCTGTCGCGGCTGGAGGCGGCCGGTCTCAAAGATGACCGGATCGCGTGA
- a CDS encoding division/cell wall cluster transcriptional repressor MraZ produces the protein MDRFVSTFTNKIDAKGRVSIPAPFRAVLERDGYPGGIYCYPAIDSPALDAGGERLAKKIDGLLSGLPDYSDERDELSVALYGDVQVLGIDGDGRIVLPETLRRHADLQDHVTFVGLGDKFQMWAPHAFEERRTRAREKAQEHRKLFGAGSGHRRGGGTEGARE, from the coding sequence ATGGACCGCTTTGTCTCGACATTCACAAACAAGATCGACGCCAAGGGACGCGTCTCCATTCCTGCGCCTTTCCGAGCCGTGCTCGAGCGCGACGGATATCCCGGCGGCATCTATTGCTACCCCGCGATCGACTCTCCGGCCCTTGATGCAGGCGGCGAGAGACTTGCGAAAAAGATCGACGGGCTTCTCTCGGGCTTGCCGGACTATTCGGACGAGCGGGACGAGCTCTCTGTCGCCCTCTACGGCGACGTCCAGGTTCTCGGCATCGATGGCGACGGGCGCATCGTCCTTCCTGAAACGCTTCGCCGCCACGCCGATCTTCAGGATCACGTCACATTTGTCGGCCTTGGCGACAAGTTTCAGATGTGGGCCCCTCACGCGTTCGAAGAACGCCGCACGCGGGCCCGCGAAAAAGCTCAAGAGCACAGAAAACTTTTCGGCGCGGGGAGCGGTCACCGCAGGGGCGGTGGCACTGAAGGAGCACGGGAATGA
- the rsmH gene encoding 16S rRNA (cytosine(1402)-N(4))-methyltransferase RsmH: MTPSNTGKGPVGQDVRAHIPVLLSEVLQALKPADGETYIDGTFGAGGYSRAILEAADCRVIAIERDPTAFSNGQPLVAAFGGRLSLVPTTFSDMEHAAREEGVDRVDGVVLDIGVSSMQLDDAARGFSFLREGPLDMRMSQEGPSAADVVNHAEEEDLANILYELGEERRSRAIARAIVKARAEKPFSTTKELANLVERVLGRPRGDEKHPATRTFQALRIHVNDELGELERVLSAAERLLKPSGRLIVVTFHSLEDRIVKHFLQERSGKSAGTSRYLPGPSTPERPPSFRIVNTRGVKPNKMETDANPRARSARLRVGVRTDAPAWDAR; encoded by the coding sequence ATGACGCCCTCGAACACCGGGAAGGGACCGGTGGGGCAGGACGTGCGGGCACACATTCCCGTGCTGCTTTCAGAAGTGCTGCAGGCGCTCAAGCCGGCGGACGGCGAGACCTACATTGACGGCACGTTCGGCGCGGGAGGGTATTCCCGCGCCATTCTCGAGGCGGCCGACTGCCGCGTGATCGCGATTGAGCGCGATCCCACAGCCTTCTCCAATGGACAGCCACTCGTCGCCGCGTTCGGCGGACGCCTGAGCCTCGTTCCCACGACCTTCAGCGACATGGAGCACGCGGCGCGCGAAGAAGGCGTCGATCGTGTCGATGGCGTCGTGCTCGACATTGGCGTGTCGTCGATGCAGCTTGACGATGCGGCGCGCGGATTCTCGTTCCTGCGCGAGGGTCCGCTCGACATGCGCATGTCGCAGGAAGGCCCCTCGGCGGCCGACGTCGTCAATCACGCCGAGGAGGAGGATCTCGCCAACATCCTCTACGAGCTCGGCGAGGAGCGGCGCTCGCGGGCCATCGCGCGGGCCATCGTCAAGGCGCGCGCAGAGAAGCCTTTTTCGACCACGAAAGAACTCGCCAATCTCGTCGAGCGCGTGCTCGGCCGACCGCGCGGCGACGAGAAGCATCCGGCCACACGCACGTTCCAGGCGTTGCGCATTCACGTTAACGACGAGCTGGGTGAACTCGAGCGAGTGCTCTCGGCAGCCGAGAGGCTTCTCAAGCCCAGCGGACGGTTAATTGTGGTTACTTTTCATTCTCTTGAGGACCGTATCGTTAAGCATTTTCTGCAGGAGCGATCCGGAAAAAGTGCTGGAACTTCGCGGTATTTGCCGGGTCCGAGCACGCCGGAGCGCCCGCCGAGTTTCCGAATTGTTAACACTCGAGGCGTTAAACCTAACAAAATGGAAACGGATGCGAACCCGCGGGCCCGCTCAGCGCGATTGCGCGTTGGGGTCCGAACGGACGCTCCAGCGTGGGACGCGCGTTAA
- a CDS encoding molecular chaperone DjiA — protein MPLDCLTSYLEPAPSQGLRTRLANLVAPWWPGLARLVRPKPAHQTAAFSAAIIALAAKMAKADGVAVVVECQTFERFLEPTPDEVPRIRRLYQQASQDTAGFEIYAASIARMLKDEPDLKINVLECLLMVACADGILHPAEEAFLRTVGHAFGVSCDEFKRIRAPFVRDMTDPYYDILGVERSASQQEIRSRYLVLVQRFHPDRLTARDAQAALVKAATVKLAAINAAYEAIASAQRLEGERA, from the coding sequence ATGCCTCTCGACTGCCTTACCAGCTACCTCGAGCCCGCCCCGAGCCAGGGCCTTCGGACACGCCTTGCGAACCTTGTCGCCCCCTGGTGGCCGGGGCTCGCGCGCCTCGTGCGGCCCAAGCCCGCTCATCAGACGGCTGCTTTCTCTGCCGCGATCATCGCGCTTGCGGCCAAGATGGCGAAGGCTGACGGCGTGGCGGTCGTTGTCGAATGCCAGACCTTCGAGCGCTTCCTCGAGCCCACACCCGACGAGGTGCCGCGCATCCGCAGGCTCTATCAACAGGCCAGCCAGGATACGGCCGGTTTCGAGATCTATGCCGCGAGCATCGCGCGCATGCTGAAGGACGAGCCGGACCTCAAGATCAATGTGCTGGAATGCCTGCTGATGGTCGCCTGCGCGGACGGCATCCTGCATCCCGCGGAGGAAGCGTTCCTCAGAACGGTGGGCCATGCTTTCGGCGTCTCGTGCGACGAGTTCAAGCGCATTCGCGCGCCGTTCGTGCGTGACATGACCGATCCCTACTACGACATCCTGGGTGTGGAGCGGTCGGCATCGCAGCAGGAGATCCGCTCGCGCTACCTCGTGCTCGTGCAGCGCTTCCATCCTGACCGGCTCACGGCGCGCGATGCGCAGGCCGCCCTCGTCAAAGCCGCGACCGTCAAGCTCGCGGCGATCAACGCGGCCTACGAGGCGATCGCATCGGCGCAAAGACTCGAGGGAGAGCGGGCGTGA
- a CDS encoding dihydrofolate reductase produces the protein MADVRCICAIGLSGQLGLGGQLPWEGDPRPEFRADVERFFEITRGHVLLAGPKTIASVPEFAYAERTIRAIRSHEKPDDVLAEYKDRVVFIGGGPPVWDVYAPYIMHWDITRLPYDGPADRWFDPKWLLTGKGRPL, from the coding sequence ATGGCTGACGTGCGCTGCATCTGCGCGATCGGACTGAGCGGACAATTGGGACTTGGCGGGCAGTTGCCCTGGGAAGGCGACCCGCGTCCCGAGTTTCGGGCCGATGTGGAGCGCTTTTTTGAGATCACGCGCGGCCACGTGCTGCTCGCCGGACCGAAGACCATCGCTTCAGTGCCGGAGTTCGCCTATGCGGAGCGCACCATTCGCGCGATACGCTCGCATGAGAAGCCGGACGACGTCCTCGCCGAATACAAGGACCGCGTCGTCTTCATAGGCGGCGGCCCGCCTGTGTGGGACGTCTACGCGCCTTACATCATGCATTGGGACATCACGCGGCTGCCGTACGACGGCCCCGCCGATCGTTGGTTCGACCCCAAGTGGCTGCTGACCGGCAAAGGCCGCCCGCTCTAG